GCCGAAGCCCTTGTGCACCTTGAAAAGGTGGTGAAGGAGAAGGCGACCTTTGCCGACATCCATAACATGCTCGGCATCATTTACTATAACGCAAACCGCAACGACGAGGCCATAAGGGCCTTTTCCCAGGCCATCCGGCTAAATCCACGTTATACCGAAGCGTCTCTTAACCTGGCCGTTGTTTATAACGAGCTCGGGCAGTTCGACAAGGCGCAGGAGGTATATGCCCTGGCAAAGACCTCTGTAGCGGAACCTGATAAAAGCGCAAAGGATAAGGACGCATACCTTGACCCGTACGTGAAGGGCAAGCTCGCGAACATGCACGCTGAGCTCGGTAACATCTATAAGGACGTAGGGCGTTACGACGAGGCTGTTTATGAGTACGGCATGGCGCTTAAGCTTCGACCCGATTTTGTGGATATAAAGGTCGCCCTCGGTACCGTTTACAGGGACACAAAGGAGATAGGGAAGGCCATAAAGTGCTTCAAGGATGCCATAGATATCAGAAAAGAGTACTGGCCTGCGTACGTGCAGCTTGGGCTAACGCATTATACCTCCGGAGACGAGGGTAGCGCCAAGGAGGAGTGGCTAAAGGTGCTTAGCAAGAACCCGGGCCACAAGCTCGCCAATATGTACCTTGCCATGCTAGATAAGAAAAAGAAGTAAGCGCGGCGTATTGGATAGTAAAAGAATTAAAGGCCCTGTCAAAGAGACAGGGCCTTTTTTATTGGATGCAATGCGGCGTCTGGCAGGGGGGGCTGTGCTATTTGCCCTTCAAGAGTTCTTCGACCGTGTCCTTTGCGGCCTTTATGGCCTCTGTAATCCTGCTTGTATCCTTACCTCCGGCCTGCGCCATGTCTGGCTTTCCGCCGCCCTTGCCGCCAATCATCGGGGCAAGGCGCTTTATTATTTCTCCGGCACTGATGCGCTTTGTTATGTCGGGTGTGACAGATGCAAGCAGCATTGCCTTGCCGTCTATTGCAGCCGCAAGCACAACGACACTTTGCTTTGCGTTGGCCTTTAGCGCGTCGGAAATGGTTCTTAGCGCCTCTGTTGCGTCGGCCTCAACGACAGCGGCAACGAGGTTTACGC
The nucleotide sequence above comes from Deltaproteobacteria bacterium. Encoded proteins:
- a CDS encoding tetratricopeptide repeat protein, with amino-acid sequence MADWQEHYELGKKTFRENNYAEALVHLEKVVKEKATFADIHNMLGIIYYNANRNDEAIRAFSQAIRLNPRYTEASLNLAVVYNELGQFDKAQEVYALAKTSVAEPDKSAKDKDAYLDPYVKGKLANMHAELGNIYKDVGRYDEAVYEYGMALKLRPDFVDIKVALGTVYRDTKEIGKAIKCFKDAIDIRKEYWPAYVQLGLTHYTSGDEGSAKEEWLKVLSKNPGHKLANMYLAMLDKKKK